A stretch of the Lolium perenne isolate Kyuss_39 chromosome 3, Kyuss_2.0, whole genome shotgun sequence genome encodes the following:
- the LOC139837878 gene encoding uncharacterized protein — MATCIRKVASYEFGVSRESRSEVSDTWWWNTDVQKAINEKKDCFRRLYLDRSADNMEKYKMAKKAAKRAVSEVGGRAYEDLYQRLDTMEGENDIYRMAKIRERKTRDVDQVKCIKHGAD; from the coding sequence ATGGCGACCTGTATTCGTAAGGTGGCCTCATATGAGTTTGGAGTGTCCAGGGAAAGTAGAAGCGAAGTTAGTGATACCTGGTGGTGGAACACTGATGTCCAGAaggctattaatgagaagaaagaTTGTTTCAGACGCCTGTACCTAGATAGGAGTGCAGATAACATGGAGAAGTACAAGATGGCAAAGAAGGCCGCAAAGCGAGCTGTGAGTGAAGTAGGGGGTCGGGCATATGAGGACCTCTACCAGCGGTTAGACACAATGGAAGGCGAAAATGACATCTATAGGATGGCCAAGATCCGAGAGAGGAAGACGAGGGATGTTGACCAAGTCAAATGCATCAAGCACGGAGCAGACTAG
- the LOC127341277 gene encoding F-box/FBD/LRR-repeat protein At5g22660, translating to MGSPAPPVPMDRVTEALLRVRGEDPQDQEALVGRILGYIHLVLPDPPVSRRATLRAFLPNDDVDRLSALPYALLRNIVSRLPDKDAARTAVLATRWRELWRRAPLVLVDSHFLAPAAASAGEVARTEARRVTANVSRVLAAHPGPFRCVHLTCSYMGEFPSLLARWLQTLAVKGVQDLVLVNRPFPLALDLPTALFGMPAVTRLYLGLFKFPDTAGLPRTVSFPNLRELGLCAVVIFNPDMDFVLARSPVLEILCIQANLLTERLRIVSRSLRCVQITAATDLDILLAYAPHLERLIVWSVMAKERSNMRIKIAPAPALSILGYLEPEFHTLEIGNIVIKAETRASPATMVPTVKILGLRVRFGMGDDVKLLPAFLRCFPAVERLHIESKKTAEPTCKFNLEFWKEAGAIECVQSHIKLMIFHNFHGDQSELSFLHFILESAPMLTKLVIVYPKRTFKSMTEANSKLEPLFASKWASTCCSLLVTEGAYAEGKEPPESQNFKRGSNFSVRDPFAFIIRA from the exons atgggctCCCCTGCGCCGCCCGTCCCCATGGACCGCGTCACGGAGGCACTCTTACGGGTCCGCGGCGAGGACCCGCAGGACCAAGAGGCGCTCGTCGGCCGCATCCTCGGCTACATCCACCTCGTCCTCCCCGACCCGCCCGTCTCCCGCCGCGCCACCCTCCGCGCCTTCCTCCCCAACGACGACGTCGACCGCCTCAGCGCCCTCCCCTACGCGCTCCTCCGCAACATCGTCTCCCGCCTCCCCGACAAGGACGCCGCGCGCACCGCCGTGCTCGCCACGCGCTGGCGCGAGCTCTGGCGCAGAGCCCCGCTCGTCCTCGTCGACTCCCACTTCctcgcccccgccgccgcctcggcggGGGAGGTCGCGCGCACGGAGGCGCGCCGCGTCACCGCCAATGTGTCCCGCGTCCTCGCCGCGCACCCGGGGCCCTTCCGCTGCGTCCACCTCACCTGCAGCTACATGGGCGAGTTCCCCAGCCTGCTCGCGCGCTGGCTCCAGACCCTGGCCGTCAAGGGCGTCCAGGACCTCGTCCTCGTCAACCGCCCCTTCCCGCTCGCCCTCGACCTCCCCACCGCCCTCTTCGGCATGCCCGCCGTCACCCGCCTCTACCTCGGCCTCTTCAAGTTCCCCGACACGGCCGGCCTCCCGCGCACGGTGTCCTTCCCCAAcctccgcgagctcggcctcTGCGCCGTCGTCATCTTCAACCCGGACATGGACTTCGTCCTCGCCAGGAGCCCCGTGCTGGAGATCCTTTGTATCCAGGCCAACTTGTTGACCGAGCGCCTCCGCATCGTCAGCCGCAGCCTCCGGTGCGTGCAGATCACCGCAGCCACCGATCTGGACATCCTCCTGGCGTATGCGCCGCACCTCGAGCGTCTCATTGTCTGGTCAGTGATGGCCAAAGAAAGATCAAACATGAGGATCAAGATTGCCCCTGCTCCCGCGCTAAGCATACTTGGCTACTTGGAGCCGGAATTCCACACGCTGGAGATCGGTAACATCGTCATCAAG GCTGAGACAAGGGCGAGCCCAGCCACCATGGTCCCAACAGTGAAGATCCTCGGCTTAAGAGTGCGTTTCGGCATGGGCGACGATGTGAAGCTGCTGCCTGCCTTCCTCAGATGCTTTCCCGCTGTTGAGAGGCTGCATATTGAG TCCaagaaaactgctgagcccacttGCAAGTTCAACCTCGAGTTCTGGAAGGAGGCCGGTGCCATCGAATGCGTCCAATCACACATTAAGCTGATGATCTTCCATAATTTTCATGGGGATCAGAGTGAGCTTTCCTTCCTCCACTTCATCCTGGAGAGTGCGCCGATGCTGACAAAGCTGGTGATTGTGTATCCCAAACGAACCTTCAAATCGATGACCGAGGCCAACTCCAAATTAGAGCCTTTGTTTGCCTCAAAATGGGCCAGTACATGCTGCTCACTTCTGGTGACTGAGGGGGCGTATGCTGAAGGAAAAGAACCACCTGAGTCACAGAACTTTAAAAGAGGATCTAATTTCTCTGTGAGGGACCCTTTCGCCTTCATCATCCGAGCTTAG